The Desmonostoc muscorum LEGE 12446 genome includes a region encoding these proteins:
- a CDS encoding acyl--CoA ligase yields MNLFELLAGEDNHLALVTPGGRSLTYKQLRENVTGLVSQLHSFGLKPQERIAIAMTNGSPMAITFLAAALSGTAAPLNPKYKQEEFAFYYADTQAKALITLSEEPEAAIAALPPDMMLINAKVNTDGTLSFELGHRAWGIGHREEDVGKEELLSPSSPSSPSSPSSDDIAMILHTSGTTSRPKRVPIRHRNLIASANNIIGAYSLTAADTTLCLMPLFHVHGLVGCLLATLGSGGTLVCPNGFNALEFWKLVETYKPTWYSAAPTMHQTILARASRNTEIVKANPFRFIRSSSASLPPIIIEQLEATLNAPVVESYSMTEASHLMTTNPLPPKVRKPGTVGYGFGVEVGTMDSEGNLLPQGSLGEVVVKAPNVIDGYENNPEANATAFVNGWFRTGDQGTVDEDGYLRLTGRIKELINRGGEKISPLEVDDILLRHPAVAEALAFAVPHKSLGEDIHAAVVLKAEASEKELLTHCSTMLANFKVPKQIHILDQLPRGATGKLQRLAMAKLLNIGE; encoded by the coding sequence ATGAATTTATTTGAGCTTTTAGCAGGAGAAGACAATCATTTAGCCCTAGTTACGCCTGGGGGGCGATCGCTAACTTATAAGCAATTGCGCGAAAATGTTACTGGGCTGGTATCCCAACTCCATAGCTTTGGACTCAAACCCCAAGAACGCATTGCCATTGCCATGACTAACGGTTCACCGATGGCAATTACTTTTCTCGCTGCTGCTTTATCTGGCACCGCTGCACCTTTGAATCCCAAATACAAGCAAGAAGAATTTGCCTTCTACTATGCAGATACCCAGGCAAAAGCACTGATTACGCTGTCTGAGGAACCAGAAGCAGCCATTGCCGCCCTCCCACCCGATATGATGCTGATTAATGCCAAAGTCAACACGGACGGCACTTTGAGCTTTGAATTAGGGCATCGGGCATGGGGCATCGGGCATAGGGAAGAGGATGTGGGGAAAGAAGAATTACTTTCTCCCTCATCCCCCTCATCCCCCTCATCCCCCTCATCTGACGATATAGCAATGATTCTCCACACCAGCGGCACCACCAGCCGTCCCAAGCGGGTGCCAATTCGTCATCGCAATCTCATTGCTTCTGCCAACAACATTATTGGTGCTTATTCACTCACCGCAGCTGACACTACACTTTGTTTAATGCCGCTATTCCACGTTCACGGCTTAGTGGGCTGTTTGTTGGCAACTCTGGGATCTGGCGGTACACTGGTTTGTCCCAATGGTTTTAATGCCCTAGAGTTTTGGAAACTGGTAGAAACCTACAAACCTACCTGGTACTCCGCAGCACCAACCATGCACCAGACAATTTTGGCACGCGCTAGCCGCAACACAGAAATTGTGAAAGCGAATCCCTTCCGTTTTATTCGCTCTAGTAGTGCTTCTTTGCCCCCCATTATCATCGAACAACTGGAGGCAACTCTCAATGCTCCTGTGGTGGAATCTTACAGCATGACTGAAGCATCCCACTTAATGACTACTAATCCCTTGCCGCCAAAAGTCCGCAAACCTGGTACTGTCGGTTATGGCTTCGGTGTAGAAGTCGGCACTATGGACTCCGAAGGTAACCTGCTACCCCAAGGAAGTTTGGGCGAGGTGGTGGTAAAAGCACCAAATGTCATTGACGGCTATGAAAATAACCCAGAAGCCAACGCCACTGCTTTTGTAAATGGTTGGTTCCGCACAGGGGATCAAGGTACAGTCGATGAAGATGGCTATCTCCGCCTGACTGGACGGATTAAAGAATTGATTAACCGGGGTGGGGAAAAAATTTCTCCCTTAGAAGTAGATGATATTTTGCTGCGCCATCCCGCCGTCGCTGAAGCCCTAGCCTTTGCCGTCCCCCACAAATCTTTAGGAGAAGATATCCATGCAGCTGTTGTCCTCAAAGCAGAAGCCAGCGAAAAAGAACTTTTAACTCACTGTTCAACCATGCTGGCAAATTTCAAAGTGCCCAAGCAAATTCACATTTTAGATCAACTACCCCGTGGTGCCACTGGGAAACTGCAACGGTTGGCGATGGCGAAGTTGCTTAATATAGGGGAGTAG
- a CDS encoding BMP family ABC transporter substrate-binding protein — translation MDRRKFINYVTLAGSSFALTSCIQGRNSNSSGEVSPLASPVVVNEPLKVGFVYIGPVGDFGWTYAHDLGRRHMEANLQDKVKTTFVENVNEGADAERVIRQLALDGNKLIFTTSFGYMNPTIKVAKEFPNIFFEHCTGYKRAANVGTYLGRFEEPRYLTGMIAGKMTKSNVIGFIGAYPIPEVVRGISAFAQGMRVTNPQAKVKVLWAQTWYDPAKEREAAQALVNLGADVLTQHTDSGAVVQLAEEKGIYAFGYNTDMSKFGQKAHLTSAINKWGKFYTDKALAVMTNAWKSQDVWDGIGQEMVDISPMNQVIPTDVQQLVNAKRDEFIQGTAHPFDGPVKDQKGVVRVPKGKVLDDKQQLAMDWYVEGIEGSIPQDKS, via the coding sequence ATGGATCGTCGGAAATTTATTAACTATGTTACTTTAGCAGGATCTAGCTTTGCCTTAACTAGTTGTATTCAAGGCAGAAATTCCAATTCATCGGGTGAAGTATCTCCTTTGGCATCGCCTGTAGTAGTAAATGAACCCCTGAAAGTGGGATTTGTTTATATAGGGCCTGTGGGTGATTTTGGCTGGACTTATGCTCATGATTTAGGTCGCAGACACATGGAAGCCAATCTTCAAGATAAGGTAAAAACTACCTTTGTGGAAAATGTCAATGAAGGTGCTGATGCTGAAAGAGTAATTCGCCAATTAGCATTAGATGGTAACAAGTTGATTTTCACAACTTCCTTTGGCTACATGAACCCAACAATTAAAGTTGCCAAGGAGTTTCCTAACATTTTCTTTGAACACTGTACAGGATACAAACGTGCTGCTAATGTTGGCACTTATTTGGGACGTTTTGAAGAACCGCGTTACTTAACCGGCATGATTGCTGGCAAGATGACAAAATCAAATGTAATTGGTTTTATTGGCGCATATCCAATTCCGGAAGTAGTTCGGGGAATCAGTGCATTTGCTCAAGGAATGCGGGTAACAAATCCCCAGGCAAAAGTTAAGGTACTTTGGGCACAAACTTGGTACGATCCAGCTAAAGAAAGAGAAGCAGCGCAAGCTTTGGTTAATTTAGGTGCAGATGTCCTGACCCAGCATACAGACTCTGGTGCTGTTGTACAATTGGCTGAGGAAAAAGGCATTTATGCTTTTGGCTATAACACTGATATGAGCAAGTTCGGTCAAAAAGCTCACCTGACATCAGCTATTAACAAATGGGGCAAATTCTATACAGATAAAGCTTTGGCTGTAATGACCAATGCTTGGAAATCTCAAGACGTTTGGGATGGTATTGGTCAAGAAATGGTAGATATTTCTCCGATGAATCAAGTGATTCCAACTGATGTACAACAATTAGTAAATGCTAAGCGAGATGAATTTATTCAAGGTACTGCACATCCTTTTGATGGGCCAGTGAAAGACCAAAAAGGTGTAGTGCGAGTCCCAAAAGGTAAGGTGTTAGATGATAAGCAACAACTGGCGATGGATTGGTACGTTGAAGGAATTGAAGGGTCAATTCCTCAAGATAAATCCTAG